One region of Eretmochelys imbricata isolate rEreImb1 chromosome 2, rEreImb1.hap1, whole genome shotgun sequence genomic DNA includes:
- the CCR4 gene encoding C-C chemokine receptor type 4: protein MKRTTPTVYDYSFPYVYVDIYDDSSKPCSKEGIKKFGSHFLPTLYSLVFLLGLVGNSLVILVLLKYKRLKSMTDVYLLNLAISDLLFVFSLPFWSYYAADQWVFGDGLCKIVSWIYLVGFYSGIFFIMLMSIDRYLAIVHAVLALRARTVTYGIFTSLIVWLVAISASVPELIFSESYKERNHTTCKPRYPGNSTNWRIFSSLEVNVLGLMIPSVVMIFCYSMIIKTLLYCRSEKKNKAVKMIFAVMIVFFVFWTPYNIVLFLQLLLDLGFITKCKISKDLDYAMQGTETLAFFHCCLNPIIYFFMGEKFKKYVKLLFKSWGVPRMFFKRCGLLTTYHAESTSSFHTQSTRDQDAL, encoded by the coding sequence ATGAAAAGAACAACCCCAACAGTCTACGACTATTCGTTTCCATATGTCTATGTTGACATTTATGATGATTCTTCAAAACCTTGCAGTAAAGAAGGCATCAAGAAGTTTGGATCACATTTTCTGCCCACTCTTTACTCTCTGGTATTCCTGCTTGGTTTGGTAGGGAACTCTCTAGTCATTTTGGTCCTGTTAAAATACAAGAGGCTGAAGAGCATGACCGACGTTTATCTGCTCAACCTCGCAATCTCAgatttgctgtttgttttctcccttcccttctggtCTTATTATGCAGCAGATCAGTGGGTTTTCGGGGACGGATTGTGTAAAATCGTTTCTTGGATCTATCTGGTTGGGTTTTACAGTGGGATATTTTTTATTATGCTCATGAGCATAGATAGATACTTGGCAATAGTTCATGCTGTGCTTGCCTTGAGAGCAAGAACAGTCACCTATGGCATCTTTACCAGTCTTATTGTATGGTTAGTAGCCATTTCAGCCTCAGTTCCAGAGCTGATATTTAGTGAATCCTATAAGGAACGCAATCATACCACCTGCAAACCACGGTACCCTGGTAATTCCACAAACTGGAggattttctcctctttggaagTCAATGTCCTAGGGCTCATGATACCTTCAGTGGTTATGATTTTTTGCTACTCAATGATCATTAAAACCTTGCTGTACTGTAGAAGTGAGAAAAAGAATAAGGCTGTAAAGATGATCTTTGCTGTCAtgattgtgttttttgttttttggaccCCTTACAACATTGTGCTTTTCTTACAATTGTTGCTAGACCTGGGTTTCATTACAAAGTGTAAAATCAGCAAAGATTTGGACTATGCAATGCAAGGGACAGAAACACTGGCTTTTTTCCACTGTTGTCTCAATCCCATTATCTATTTCTTTATGGGGGAAAAATTCAAGAAGTATGTGAAGTTGCTCTTTAAGAGCTGGGGGGTACCTAGAATGTTTTTTAAACGCTGTGGACTTCTCACCACTTACCACGCCGAATCAACCAGTTCATTCCACACACAGTCTACTAGGGATCAAGACGCTCTGTAA